A region from the Citrobacter telavivensis genome encodes:
- the arsA gene encoding arsenical pump-driving ATPase, with amino-acid sequence MNMPFLKDIPPFIFFTGKGGVGKTSLACATAVWLADQGKRTLLVSTDPASNVGQVFSQTIGHRITDISTVQNLAAMEVDPMAAAQAYRDRVLDPVRELMPADVVSSIEEQLSGSCTTEIAAFDEFTGLLTNHQLREKYDHIVFDTAPTGHTIRMLELPGAWSGYLEANPDAAANLGPLVGLEKQQHQYSDAVKALSDAALTRLVLVARAQASTLKEVSHTHDELSAIGLQHQHLAINGVLPPFAGEDDPLAQSILAREEKALQAMPDNLANLPRSQLYLKPFNLVGLEALRELFTESKAAPALPATTLNTLDLPKLASLVDELSQTGKGLVMTMGKGGVGKTTVAASVAVSLAKRGHKVHLTTSDPAAHLSYTLDGSLPNLQVSRIDPKVETERYRRFVLENQGKGLDAEGLAVLEEDLRSPCTEEIAVFQAFSRIIKEADDHFVIMDTAPTGHTLLLLDATGAYHREMVRQMGQTHDHVITPMMQLQDPEKTKVIIVTLAETTPVLEAANLQSDLRRAGIEPWAWVVNNSLAAAEPSSPFLKTRANRELPLISDVEEQYAERIALTALQSEEPVGIDLLEEMAK; translated from the coding sequence ATGAATATGCCATTTTTAAAAGACATCCCCCCGTTCATCTTCTTCACCGGTAAAGGTGGAGTGGGTAAAACATCCCTCGCTTGTGCTACTGCGGTATGGCTGGCCGATCAGGGTAAGAGAACGCTTCTGGTGAGTACCGATCCGGCTTCCAATGTCGGCCAGGTATTTAGCCAGACTATCGGCCACCGAATTACAGATATCAGTACCGTACAAAATCTTGCTGCGATGGAAGTTGACCCTATGGCTGCGGCACAGGCTTATCGTGACCGTGTGCTTGACCCCGTTCGTGAGCTGATGCCAGCCGATGTGGTCAGCAGCATTGAAGAGCAGCTTTCAGGTTCATGCACCACGGAAATTGCTGCGTTTGATGAGTTTACCGGTCTTCTGACCAATCATCAGTTGCGGGAAAAATATGACCATATCGTATTTGATACCGCGCCAACCGGTCACACTATCCGCATGCTTGAGCTACCGGGAGCCTGGAGCGGTTATCTGGAAGCGAACCCCGATGCCGCTGCAAACCTCGGGCCTCTGGTGGGGCTTGAGAAACAACAGCACCAGTACTCAGATGCGGTTAAAGCGCTGTCTGATGCAGCTCTCACACGATTAGTGCTGGTTGCCCGCGCCCAGGCTTCGACACTGAAAGAGGTTTCCCATACCCACGATGAGCTGTCTGCTATCGGTTTGCAACATCAGCACCTTGCCATTAATGGTGTACTACCGCCGTTTGCGGGTGAGGATGATCCACTGGCGCAAAGTATTCTGGCTCGGGAAGAAAAAGCATTACAGGCAATGCCTGATAATCTGGCTAATCTTCCCCGCTCACAGCTGTATCTGAAGCCATTTAACCTGGTCGGTCTGGAAGCATTGCGGGAGTTATTTACAGAGAGCAAAGCCGCACCGGCTCTCCCTGCTACTACGCTGAATACTCTGGATTTGCCGAAACTTGCTTCACTAGTTGATGAACTGAGCCAGACTGGCAAAGGGCTGGTCATGACGATGGGGAAAGGCGGCGTGGGCAAAACGACCGTTGCGGCATCAGTCGCGGTATCGCTGGCGAAACGTGGCCACAAAGTCCACCTGACCACATCCGATCCGGCAGCACATCTGTCTTACACGTTGGATGGCTCGCTGCCCAATCTTCAGGTCAGCCGTATCGACCCGAAGGTAGAGACAGAACGTTATCGCCGCTTTGTCCTGGAAAATCAGGGCAAAGGATTAGATGCAGAAGGGCTGGCGGTGCTGGAGGAAGACCTCCGCTCGCCATGCACTGAAGAGATCGCCGTCTTCCAGGCATTCTCCCGAATCATCAAAGAGGCAGACGACCATTTTGTCATTATGGACACCGCGCCAACGGGCCATACGCTCCTGCTACTGGATGCGACTGGAGCCTATCACCGGGAAATGGTGCGTCAGATGGGGCAAACACATGACCACGTCATCACTCCAATGATGCAATTGCAGGATCCGGAGAAGACGAAGGTGATTATCGTGACGCTTGCCGAAACGACACCTGTACTGGAAGCTGCAAACCTGCAGTCCGATCTGCGCCGGGCCGGGATCGAGCCGTGGGCATGGGTTGTTAATAACAGCCTGGCAGCTGCTGAACCGTCTTCACCTTTCCTGAAGACCAGGGCTAACCGCGAGCTGCCTCTCATCTCTGATGTGGAAGAGCAGTATGCAGAGCGTATTGCATTAACAGCGCTACAGAGCGAAGAGCCGGTTGGTATTGACCTGCTGGAAGAAATGGCGAAGTAA
- a CDS encoding arsenic metallochaperone ArsD family protein, translated as MSKIEIFEAAGCCATSSVVVSDEAVKWNASAEWAKKNGVDIQRYSLAKNPQQFLNTPVIKEFLNTSGMESLPVTLLDGKLVMAGKLPTREDIARWAGIPLTQDWSEDSTQPRCCSIPRMP; from the coding sequence ATGTCAAAAATTGAGATCTTTGAAGCAGCAGGTTGCTGTGCAACCAGCAGCGTTGTGGTCAGCGACGAAGCCGTCAAATGGAACGCCAGCGCCGAATGGGCGAAAAAGAATGGTGTTGATATTCAGCGCTACAGCCTTGCGAAAAACCCGCAGCAGTTCCTGAATACACCTGTGATCAAAGAGTTTCTGAACACTTCAGGGATGGAGTCCCTCCCTGTTACCTTGCTCGACGGCAAGCTGGTGATGGCAGGCAAACTGCCGACTCGTGAAGATATCGCCCGTTGGGCCGGTATTCCGCTTACTCAGGACTGGAGTGAAGACAGCACCCAACCACGTTGCTGCAGCATTCCACGTATGCCTTAA
- a CDS encoding sigma-70 family RNA polymerase sigma factor, protein MSDVTAFNNCMSVFWRQHEAELSRFLTSKTGDSEKAADLLQELFLRARAHSDNFCEMENPRAWLYRAARNLLIDEYRTTREFVELEEEAPLPDVSHDAISTLDICLPETLQALPEDERWLIEESDLNRRPQQSLADELGITLTAFKSRLLRARKHLKEAMTELCQIEADDTSPVCCHKKMN, encoded by the coding sequence ATGAGTGATGTAACGGCATTCAACAACTGCATGAGTGTGTTCTGGCGGCAACATGAAGCCGAACTCTCTCGCTTTCTGACATCGAAGACAGGTGATAGCGAAAAAGCAGCAGATCTTCTGCAAGAGCTATTCCTGCGTGCCCGTGCTCATTCAGACAATTTCTGCGAAATGGAGAATCCGCGAGCCTGGCTGTATCGGGCGGCGAGGAATCTGCTGATTGATGAGTACCGCACCACCAGGGAATTCGTTGAGCTGGAAGAAGAGGCCCCACTGCCTGATGTATCCCATGATGCGATCTCAACGCTGGATATTTGCCTGCCTGAAACATTACAGGCGTTACCCGAAGATGAGCGGTGGCTGATTGAAGAGTCCGATCTTAACCGGCGTCCCCAGCAGTCCCTGGCCGATGAACTGGGAATCACGCTTACGGCGTTTAAATCCCGTTTACTACGGGCCAGAAAGCACCTGAAAGAAGCGATGACAGAACTTTGCCAGATTGAGGCAGATGACACTTCTCCCGTCTGCTGCCACAAAAAAATGAATTAA
- the arsH gene encoding arsenical resistance protein ArsH, with translation MSTELKNVNASLFDTSITEARFGIPSVPHPPRILMLYGSVRERSYSRLATEEAARLLTAMGAEVRIFNPSGLPLPDDAPDSHPKVMELRELVRWSEGMVWCSPERHGAMTGIMKAQIDWIPLSEGAVRPSQGKTLAVMQVCGGSQSFNAVNQMRILGRWMRMITIPNQSSVAKAWQEFDEDGRMKQSSYYDRIVDVMEELVKFTLLTRGNSAYLVDRYSERKESAEELSRRVNQSKI, from the coding sequence ATGAGCACTGAACTTAAGAATGTTAATGCAAGCCTGTTCGATACCTCAATTACAGAGGCAAGATTCGGCATTCCTTCTGTTCCACACCCTCCCCGTATCCTCATGCTGTACGGCTCTGTACGTGAACGTTCATACAGCAGACTGGCAACTGAAGAAGCGGCAAGGTTGTTGACTGCCATGGGCGCAGAAGTTCGGATCTTCAATCCTTCTGGCTTGCCTCTTCCTGATGATGCGCCTGATTCGCATCCCAAAGTCATGGAATTGCGTGAGCTGGTTCGTTGGTCCGAAGGGATGGTGTGGTGTTCACCTGAACGCCATGGTGCAATGACCGGCATAATGAAGGCTCAAATCGACTGGATACCTCTATCGGAAGGGGCAGTTCGCCCGTCGCAGGGGAAGACGCTTGCCGTCATGCAGGTCTGCGGTGGCTCTCAGTCTTTCAATGCCGTAAACCAGATGCGCATTCTTGGCCGCTGGATGCGGATGATCACCATCCCAAATCAGTCCTCCGTGGCAAAAGCCTGGCAGGAGTTTGATGAAGATGGACGGATGAAACAGTCGTCTTATTACGACCGCATTGTGGATGTGATGGAAGAGCTGGTGAAATTCACGCTGCTGACAAGAGGTAATTCAGCCTATCTCGTTGATCGCTACAGCGAACGAAAAGAGTCAGCAGAAGAACTTTCTCGCCGAGTAAATCAGAGCAAAATTTGA
- a CDS encoding metalloregulator ArsR/SmtB family transcription factor, translating to MELNFAASVLKELGHVTRLGIYKRLIKAGPQGVAVGDLQKQLEIPASTLSHHLSSLISVSLVRQERQGRILYCHACYENLGALIAFLTEECCSGADGLYDTNGDLGGKNEH from the coding sequence ATGGAACTGAACTTTGCGGCGTCGGTGCTGAAAGAGCTTGGCCATGTGACAAGGCTCGGGATTTATAAAAGACTAATCAAAGCCGGACCTCAGGGCGTGGCCGTGGGTGATCTACAGAAGCAACTCGAAATCCCTGCATCCACACTGAGTCACCATCTTTCATCTCTGATATCTGTATCTCTGGTTCGTCAGGAGCGGCAAGGAAGAATACTGTACTGTCACGCCTGCTATGAAAACCTTGGCGCGCTGATTGCTTTTCTGACAGAAGAATGCTGCTCAGGGGCAGATGGACTGTACGATACCAATGGCGATCTTGGAGGAAAAAATGAGCACTGA
- a CDS encoding AAA family ATPase, whose amino-acid sequence MAHLRIRGVRSYAPDREICFDLSSKVTLIYGQNGSGKSTVSGYFYDSQADKYRHCAFESPHISHFQVFNQEYIDNKFARSDYQPGIFTLSEANQESQDKINSNNKERAKLSTRIDKLNEEIAEKEGMKETVIDHCTRDIFNRTVNDRKILSDFLDGAKIKRSFYERMVAIPLSDVRTTTEELADKWRMLNQSEGTLVAEIHIPQTTALTEDTQKLMQEPVMPASSTQFSALIQKIGNADWVRQGQHYINDDICPFCQQPFDVITFSRELTQMFDETYQTSLGMLSQAAERLAEDCDNLAEFERRVAIHTFVDDGSQILSLVKAVNKCFQILLQQLLNKIKEPSLKIQPENIQEPLLLLQNEVDAFNTRVRENNRLAENFTQEKQTLYADVMAHLRRICDEFFTERDRQLGELQNEVNSRLREAESLAANKKQLDDETNALTRQLSDIQPTIDIINANLRLLGITGFEIICHDAEMKLYRLRRGSEPEKAEVFKSLSEGEKTIVSFLYFIESCSGSLTPETVNPENKLIVIDDPISSLSHNYIYEVAALIKRKIIKAGAARHVVILTHNMFFFQEILLNSGRLQDNREAPVNWSLLRIVKSDYSSCEKLSMHEMLNEYQALWQTLKDVRDEKTQPVVLFNTMRNILEYYFSFSCKNEKLKDALESLASEHSDAGEYDSFYRAINRHSHSDGRNILSTGAIDKERYLKMFRRVFIQTDDDEHYLAMMGESEEQRETGV is encoded by the coding sequence ATGGCTCATCTCAGGATCCGTGGCGTAAGAAGCTATGCGCCAGACAGGGAAATCTGCTTTGATCTCAGCAGCAAAGTGACGCTCATCTATGGCCAGAACGGCTCGGGAAAATCCACGGTATCTGGCTATTTTTATGACAGTCAGGCCGATAAATATCGGCATTGTGCATTTGAGAGTCCGCATATCAGCCACTTTCAGGTCTTTAATCAGGAATACATTGACAACAAATTCGCCCGTTCGGACTATCAGCCTGGAATATTCACTCTCAGCGAGGCCAATCAAGAAAGCCAAGATAAAATAAACAGTAATAATAAAGAAAGAGCAAAACTGAGTACTCGCATAGATAAGCTCAATGAAGAGATCGCAGAAAAAGAAGGGATGAAAGAAACGGTCATCGACCATTGTACCAGGGATATATTTAACAGAACGGTAAATGACAGAAAAATCCTCAGCGATTTCCTTGATGGAGCTAAAATTAAAAGATCGTTTTACGAACGTATGGTGGCAATACCACTTTCAGACGTTCGTACCACAACTGAGGAACTGGCTGATAAATGGCGGATGTTAAATCAAAGCGAAGGAACTCTTGTCGCCGAAATTCATATTCCCCAGACCACCGCCTTAACTGAAGACACACAAAAACTGATGCAGGAACCTGTTATGCCTGCAAGCAGCACACAATTCTCTGCGCTCATTCAGAAAATCGGTAACGCAGACTGGGTGCGCCAGGGACAGCATTATATAAACGACGATATTTGCCCGTTCTGCCAGCAGCCCTTTGATGTCATTACGTTTTCGCGCGAACTCACTCAGATGTTCGATGAGACATATCAGACTTCTCTTGGGATGCTGAGCCAGGCAGCAGAACGACTTGCTGAGGACTGTGATAACTTGGCCGAATTTGAACGCCGTGTTGCGATCCATACTTTCGTTGATGATGGAAGTCAGATTTTGTCTCTGGTGAAAGCGGTAAATAAATGCTTTCAGATTTTGTTGCAGCAACTCCTTAATAAAATTAAAGAACCTTCTCTGAAGATACAACCTGAGAACATTCAAGAACCCCTGTTGTTACTCCAGAATGAAGTGGATGCTTTCAATACCCGGGTACGGGAAAATAACCGTCTTGCTGAAAATTTCACCCAAGAAAAACAGACCCTGTACGCTGATGTCATGGCGCACCTCAGAAGGATTTGCGATGAGTTCTTTACCGAACGCGACAGGCAGCTTGGTGAGCTTCAGAATGAAGTTAACAGCAGGTTGCGTGAAGCTGAGAGCCTCGCTGCAAATAAGAAGCAGCTGGATGACGAGACGAATGCGTTGACCAGACAACTCTCCGACATACAACCAACCATTGACATTATCAACGCGAATCTCAGGCTGCTGGGGATCACTGGCTTTGAAATAATCTGCCATGATGCTGAAATGAAACTATACCGTCTGCGCCGAGGAAGCGAACCTGAAAAGGCGGAAGTATTCAAATCCCTCAGCGAGGGTGAGAAAACCATCGTTTCTTTCCTCTACTTTATTGAATCGTGCTCGGGAAGTCTCACTCCCGAAACCGTTAATCCTGAAAATAAACTCATTGTCATTGACGATCCGATTTCCAGCCTGTCACATAATTATATCTATGAGGTCGCTGCACTCATCAAACGTAAAATAATCAAGGCAGGCGCAGCAAGGCATGTCGTTATACTTACTCACAACATGTTTTTCTTCCAGGAAATACTGTTAAACAGCGGCCGCCTACAGGATAACAGAGAAGCACCGGTAAACTGGTCTTTGCTTCGCATCGTTAAATCTGACTACAGTTCCTGCGAAAAGCTTTCCATGCACGAGATGCTCAATGAATATCAGGCGTTATGGCAGACCCTGAAAGATGTCAGGGATGAGAAAACCCAGCCCGTTGTGCTTTTTAATACGATGAGGAATATTCTTGAGTACTATTTCAGTTTCTCCTGCAAAAATGAAAAACTGAAAGATGCCCTTGAGTCTCTGGCAAGCGAACACAGTGATGCTGGAGAATATGATTCATTTTACCGGGCAATCAACCGGCACTCTCATTCCGATGGCAGAAATATTTTATCGACCGGTGCCATCGATAAGGAACGCTATCTGAAAATGTTCAGAAGAGTATTTATTCAGACTGATGACGATGAACACTATCTTGCAATGATGGGGGAGTCTGAAGAACAGCGAGAAACAGGTGTTTAA
- a CDS encoding HNH endonuclease, whose product MIKKICEVIDGEYVCDIDISVEEWKTLLTNDKVFDTKSIAALKKWFIEPNHSCTCFDIGKKYDLHSMSANGVINGLGGRVQKELGRFEVKGVGNIACGTKFITVMKSKEIGGKPKRNLWTIREELVQAINELDFFGTTEMASSEYYSDDELINAIEKSNIFDNVQTFEYTGEAKPKKNAIEVKNGLSYPRSKGVSQNALNKAGYRCEVDSDHPTFRRRNSSLNYTEPHHIVPMSRQDAFDTSLDVEENIISLCCNCHKQIHFGQGYEDMLKEIYTARKRLLKKVGIDISLENLILYYKMESK is encoded by the coding sequence GTGATTAAAAAAATATGCGAAGTGATTGATGGAGAGTATGTCTGTGACATTGATATCAGTGTGGAAGAATGGAAAACTTTATTAACAAATGATAAAGTTTTTGACACAAAAAGTATTGCAGCGTTAAAAAAATGGTTTATTGAGCCAAATCATTCCTGCACATGCTTCGATATTGGTAAGAAGTACGACCTGCACAGCATGAGTGCTAATGGTGTCATAAACGGACTGGGTGGCAGAGTTCAAAAAGAACTTGGTAGATTCGAGGTTAAAGGTGTCGGAAATATCGCATGCGGTACAAAATTCATTACCGTAATGAAGAGTAAAGAAATCGGCGGAAAACCCAAAAGAAACTTATGGACAATTCGTGAGGAACTTGTTCAGGCAATTAACGAACTGGATTTTTTTGGTACAACAGAAATGGCCAGCAGTGAGTATTACTCTGACGATGAGTTGATCAATGCCATAGAGAAAAGTAATATCTTTGACAACGTTCAGACGTTTGAATATACAGGGGAAGCCAAACCAAAGAAAAATGCAATAGAAGTAAAAAATGGCCTCTCGTATCCCAGGAGTAAAGGCGTATCCCAAAATGCGCTGAATAAAGCAGGTTACAGATGTGAAGTCGATAGTGACCACCCAACATTCAGAAGGCGAAATTCATCCTTAAATTACACAGAACCTCATCACATTGTACCTATGTCCAGGCAAGATGCTTTTGACACATCTCTTGATGTTGAAGAAAATATCATATCTCTGTGTTGCAATTGCCATAAACAAATTCACTTTGGTCAGGGTTATGAAGATATGCTGAAAGAAATATACACTGCGCGAAAAAGGTTATTAAAAAAAGTTGGTATTGATATATCACTGGAAAACTTGATTCTTTATTACAAAATGGAAAGTAAGTGA
- a CDS encoding DUF305 domain-containing protein — translation MKITNSLFVILMLSLPAISAEHSEMKMSDISSSASSQEYMSGMKGMHDKMMAAVKESDPDKAFAKGMVAHHEGAIAMAETELKYGKDPEMRKLAQDIIKAQKGEIEQMNKWLGNQK, via the coding sequence ATGAAAATCACAAATTCGCTTTTTGTTATACTGATGTTATCCCTGCCAGCGATTTCCGCAGAACATTCAGAAATGAAAATGTCAGATATATCCTCATCGGCATCGTCACAGGAATATATGTCCGGCATGAAAGGTATGCATGACAAAATGATGGCCGCTGTAAAAGAGTCCGATCCCGACAAGGCTTTTGCGAAAGGCATGGTAGCACACCATGAAGGGGCAATAGCAATGGCTGAGACCGAGCTAAAATACGGAAAAGATCCGGAAATGAGAAAGCTCGCGCAGGACATCATTAAAGCTCAAAAAGGTGAAATTGAGCAGATGAATAAATGGCTTGGTAATCAAAAATAA
- the silE gene encoding silver-binding protein SilE has protein sequence MKNIVLASVLGLSLISTAWATETVNIHERVNNAQAPAHQMQSSSTPAAIQGAAPRMAGMDQHEQAIIVHETMNNGSADAHKKMAESHQKMMGTGTVNASRPATSFAAMNEHERAAVAHEFTNNGQSGPHQAMADAHRRMINAG, from the coding sequence ATGAAAAATATCGTCTTAGCATCAGTGTTAGGTTTGAGCTTAATTTCTACGGCCTGGGCCACTGAAACTGTAAATATCCATGAGCGTGTCAATAATGCTCAGGCTCCGGCCCATCAGATGCAGTCTTCTTCAACTCCAGCCGCCATCCAGGGGGCAGCTCCACGGATGGCCGGTATGGATCAGCATGAACAGGCTATTATTGTTCATGAAACCATGAACAATGGTTCAGCAGATGCACATAAAAAAATGGCGGAAAGTCATCAGAAGATGATGGGAACTGGCACCGTTAACGCTTCCCGTCCGGCGACTTCGTTTGCGGCGATGAATGAACATGAAAGAGCAGCTGTTGCCCATGAATTTACGAATAACGGTCAGTCCGGCCCCCATCAGGCTATGGCTGATGCACACCGCCGCATGATCAATGCGGGCTGA
- the silS gene encoding copper/silver sensor histidine kinase SilS, translating to MHSKPSRRPFSLALRLTFFISLSTILAFIAFTWFMLHSVENHFAEQDVSDLQQISTTLNRILQSPVDPDDKKISKIKESIASYRNVALLLLNPRGEVLFSSAQGAALRPAVNSADFSEHSRARDVFLWTVEDPAGPMDTGSEMKMETYRIIASSGQAIFQGKQQNYVMLTGLSINFHLHYLDALKKNLIAIAVVISLLIVLIIRIAVRQGHLPLRNVSNAIKNITSENLDARLEPTRVPIELEQLVISFNHMIGKIEDVFTRQANFSADIAHEIRTPITNLVTQTEIALSQDRTQRELEDVLYSSLEEYNRMTKMVSDMLFLAQADNNQLIPDRVMFDLRAEVMKVFEFFEAWAEERNITLKFNGMPCLVEGDPQMFRRAINNLLSNALRYTPEGQAITVSIREQESFFDLVIENPGKPIPEEHLSRLFDRFYRVDPSRQRKGEGSGIGLAIVKSIVEAHHGRVQVESDVRSTRFILSVPRLEKMIPETQY from the coding sequence ATGCATAGCAAACCTTCCAGACGCCCTTTCTCACTCGCTCTGCGGCTGACCTTTTTTATCAGCCTGTCCACGATACTGGCTTTTATCGCCTTCACCTGGTTTATGCTGCATTCTGTTGAAAATCATTTTGCCGAGCAGGATGTCAGCGATCTTCAACAAATCAGCACCACACTGAACCGTATACTGCAGTCCCCGGTGGATCCGGATGATAAAAAAATAAGCAAAATAAAGGAATCAATTGCCAGCTACCGCAACGTTGCCCTTTTGCTCCTCAATCCCAGGGGGGAAGTGCTCTTTAGCTCAGCTCAGGGGGCGGCACTACGCCCGGCAGTGAATTCAGCAGATTTTAGCGAGCACAGCCGCGCACGGGATGTCTTTCTCTGGACGGTGGAGGATCCTGCGGGACCGATGGATACCGGGTCCGAAATGAAGATGGAAACATACAGGATTATCGCCTCCTCTGGTCAGGCGATATTTCAGGGCAAACAGCAGAACTATGTCATGCTGACTGGCCTATCCATTAATTTCCATCTCCATTACCTCGATGCGCTGAAAAAGAACCTGATTGCGATTGCCGTCGTGATAAGCCTGTTGATTGTTCTGATCATTCGAATCGCTGTCCGTCAGGGGCACCTGCCCCTTCGTAATGTCAGCAATGCCATTAAAAACATCACCTCCGAGAATCTTGATGCGCGACTGGAACCGACACGCGTTCCCATTGAGCTGGAGCAACTGGTTATCTCGTTCAATCATATGATTGGAAAGATTGAGGATGTCTTTACCCGCCAGGCCAATTTCTCTGCCGATATCGCGCATGAGATCAGAACGCCCATCACCAATCTGGTGACGCAGACTGAAATCGCACTGAGTCAGGATCGAACACAGAGGGAACTTGAGGATGTCCTCTATTCCAGTCTTGAAGAGTATAACCGGATGACCAAAATGGTCAGCGATATGCTGTTCCTGGCACAGGCAGATAATAATCAGCTGATACCTGACAGGGTCATGTTTGACCTCAGAGCGGAAGTCATGAAAGTCTTCGAGTTTTTCGAAGCCTGGGCCGAAGAACGCAATATCACGCTCAAATTTAACGGGATGCCCTGCCTGGTTGAGGGAGATCCACAAATGTTCAGAAGGGCGATCAATAATCTGTTATCCAATGCCCTGCGTTATACCCCGGAGGGACAGGCAATCACCGTCTCAATAAGAGAGCAGGAGAGCTTTTTTGACCTTGTGATTGAAAATCCGGGGAAACCAATCCCTGAAGAGCATTTATCAAGGCTGTTTGACCGTTTTTATCGGGTAGATCCGTCCAGACAACGAAAAGGAGAAGGCAGCGGCATCGGCCTTGCGATTGTGAAGTCCATCGTGGAAGCACATCACGGAAGAGTGCAGGTGGAATCGGACGTACGTTCAACTCGTTTTATCCTATCCGTGCCCAGACTGGAGAAAATGATTCCGGAAACCCAGTACTGA
- the silR gene encoding copper/silver response regulator transcription factor SilR: MKILIVEDEIKTGEYLSKGLTEAGFVVDHADNGLTGYHLAMTAEYDLVILDIMLPDVNGWDIIRMLRTAGKGMPVLLLTALGTIEHRVKGLELGADDYLVKPFAFAELLARVRTLLRRGNTMITESQFKVADLSIDLVSRKVSRAGNRIVLTSKEFSLLEFFIRHQGEVLPRSLIASQVWDMNFDSDTNAIDVAVKRLRAKIDNDYETKLIQTVRGVGYMLEVPDA; this comes from the coding sequence ATGAAAATATTGATCGTCGAAGACGAAATTAAAACAGGTGAATATCTCAGCAAAGGGCTTACAGAGGCAGGGTTCGTAGTGGATCACGCTGATAATGGTCTTACCGGATATCATCTCGCCATGACAGCCGAGTATGATTTAGTCATTCTGGATATCATGCTACCTGATGTGAACGGCTGGGATATCATCCGCATGCTGCGCACTGCCGGAAAGGGTATGCCGGTCTTACTGCTGACAGCCCTCGGCACGATCGAACATAGGGTCAAAGGACTGGAACTGGGTGCGGACGATTATCTGGTTAAACCCTTTGCGTTTGCCGAACTGCTCGCCCGGGTGAGAACCCTTCTGAGGCGGGGAAACACGATGATCACGGAAAGCCAGTTTAAGGTGGCTGACCTCTCGATTGATCTCGTATCCAGAAAAGTCAGTCGCGCCGGAAACCGCATTGTGCTCACCAGTAAAGAGTTCAGCCTGCTGGAATTCTTCATTCGCCATCAGGGAGAGGTTCTTCCCCGCTCCCTGATTGCCTCTCAGGTCTGGGACATGAATTTTGACAGCGACACTAATGCGATCGATGTCGCAGTAAAGCGACTCCGCGCTAAAATAGACAACGATTACGAGACAAAGCTGATCCAGACAGTCCGGGGCGTGGGCTACATGCTGGAGGTCCCGGATGCATAG